Proteins from a genomic interval of Treponema brennaborense DSM 12168:
- a CDS encoding glutamate-5-semialdehyde dehydrogenase — translation MDIKRICAGLRAGAEQLAVHTAERKNGALAAVAKRLDAARAEILSANARDVEKAAAAGMKESLIDRLRLTPSRIDSILESIRIIMEQTDPVGQCVAGWTTPNGLRIRQQRVPLGVASIIYESRPNVTVDAFALAYKSGNAILLRGSSSALESNKAIVSAIKAGLAETGVPEAIELACSGSHAEVDEILNAVGLIDVVLPRGGAALIKMVVEKARVPVIETGSGVCHLFIDESADIRSACAIAENAKLQRPGVCNAIETLVVHRAVLQQLLPALEETFAGRAEFRCDAESYPILKAAAEKAGRAPCVVRAVPEDFGYEFLDTILAVKTVGSVDEAIGFINAHNTHHSESVVTQSLPNAAAFQQRVDAACVYVNASTRFTDGGEFGFGAELGISTQKLHARGPMGLTALTTTKFFIDGEGQIR, via the coding sequence ATGGATATAAAACGTATATGCGCCGGTCTGCGTGCCGGTGCCGAACAGCTTGCCGTACATACCGCGGAGCGGAAAAACGGGGCGCTGGCCGCCGTTGCAAAACGGCTCGACGCGGCGCGTGCCGAAATTCTTTCCGCGAACGCGCGCGACGTTGAAAAAGCGGCCGCCGCGGGTATGAAAGAAAGTCTGATAGACAGACTGCGCCTTACTCCCTCCCGAATCGATTCAATTCTTGAAAGTATTCGCATTATAATGGAACAGACGGACCCGGTCGGGCAGTGCGTCGCCGGATGGACGACGCCGAACGGTTTACGCATTCGTCAGCAGCGGGTCCCGCTCGGCGTTGCGTCGATCATTTACGAATCGCGCCCGAACGTAACCGTAGACGCGTTCGCGCTGGCGTATAAAAGCGGCAACGCGATTCTGCTGCGCGGCAGTTCTTCCGCGCTCGAGTCGAATAAGGCGATCGTGTCCGCAATCAAGGCCGGTCTTGCGGAAACGGGCGTTCCCGAGGCGATAGAACTTGCCTGTTCGGGCAGTCACGCCGAAGTGGACGAAATACTGAACGCCGTCGGCTTGATAGACGTAGTGCTGCCGCGCGGCGGGGCTGCGCTCATTAAAATGGTAGTCGAAAAGGCGCGCGTTCCCGTTATAGAAACGGGCAGCGGTGTGTGTCATTTATTCATAGATGAAAGCGCGGATATCCGGAGTGCCTGCGCGATAGCCGAAAACGCGAAACTGCAGCGCCCCGGCGTGTGCAACGCGATTGAAACGCTCGTCGTGCACCGCGCCGTTTTGCAGCAGCTGCTGCCCGCGTTGGAAGAAACGTTTGCCGGGCGCGCCGAGTTCCGCTGCGACGCGGAGTCGTATCCGATTCTGAAAGCGGCTGCCGAAAAGGCCGGCCGCGCGCCGTGCGTCGTACGGGCCGTTCCGGAAGATTTCGGTTACGAGTTTCTCGATACGATCCTCGCGGTGAAAACGGTCGGCTCGGTTGACGAAGCAATCGGTTTTATCAACGCGCACAATACGCACCATTCCGAATCCGTTGTTACGCAGAGCCTGCCGAACGCGGCCGCGTTTCAGCAGCGCGTCGACGCGGCGTGCGTCTACGTGAACGCTTCCACGCGGTTTACCGACGGCGGCGAGTTCGGATTCGGCGCGGAATTGGGAATCAGTACGCAAAAACTGCACGCGCGCGGCCCTATGGGACTGACGGCACTGACGACGACGAAATTTTTTATCGACGGTGAAGGACAGATACGATGA
- the proC gene encoding pyrroline-5-carboxylate reductase: protein MKSTVNVCCIGSGVMGGALMKAVVKVTGGDKLIIADANPEKAKAFAAEAGCAAAASNKDAVKGADVVFIAVKPSFIGAVMEDVAPYLAGKTVVSVAAGVPLASVRESYAFNAMMSGRDGSETVTFIRLMPNIPATVGEAMIALCTESGAPAAAENSAVQTVMTLLSQAGRVEQVPEKLMDAVTAVSGSGPAYAFMFIEALADAAVKFGMPRAQAYVYAAQTLKGAAAMQLATGTHPGALKDAVCSPAGTTIEAVKVLEDRGFRSAVIGAAEAAFEKSIELGKK, encoded by the coding sequence ATGAAAAGTACGGTGAACGTGTGCTGCATAGGCAGCGGCGTTATGGGCGGCGCGCTGATGAAAGCGGTCGTAAAAGTGACCGGCGGCGATAAACTGATTATTGCCGACGCAAATCCCGAAAAGGCGAAAGCGTTCGCCGCGGAAGCGGGCTGCGCCGCCGCGGCTTCCAATAAGGATGCGGTGAAGGGCGCCGACGTCGTGTTCATCGCGGTAAAACCGTCGTTCATCGGCGCCGTTATGGAAGACGTTGCGCCGTATCTTGCCGGTAAAACGGTCGTTTCCGTTGCGGCGGGCGTGCCTCTCGCTTCCGTACGCGAATCGTACGCGTTTAACGCGATGATGTCCGGCCGGGACGGTTCCGAAACCGTTACGTTCATTCGGCTGATGCCGAATATTCCCGCCACCGTCGGCGAAGCGATGATCGCGCTGTGCACCGAATCCGGCGCGCCGGCTGCGGCGGAAAATTCCGCCGTACAGACGGTGATGACTTTGCTTTCGCAGGCCGGCCGGGTGGAACAGGTTCCGGAAAAACTGATGGACGCGGTAACGGCCGTCAGCGGTTCGGGTCCCGCGTACGCGTTTATGTTCATAGAAGCGCTCGCCGACGCGGCCGTCAAATTCGGTATGCCGCGCGCTCAGGCGTACGTATACGCGGCTCAGACGCTCAAAGGCGCCGCCGCGATGCAGCTTGCAACCGGTACCCATCCGGGCGCGTTAAAAGACGCCGTTTGTTCGCCTGCGGGAACTACGATTGAAGCGGTTAAAGTGCTTGAAGACCGCGGTTTCCGTTCGGCCGTTATCGGTGCGGCTGAAGCTGCGTTTGAAAAGTCGATCGAGTTGGGCAAAAAATAA
- a CDS encoding MATE family efflux transporter yields MVKMTTGNIPRHLVSYAVPLVLGNVFQLTYNAVDSIVLGRFAGTVPLAAVGVASPVMNIVIFVLVGLCMGASILMSGFFGAEDYGTLKRQISTALFPGLAFTAVLSAVGIAFVRPLLQLIRTPPELLDTAASYLRIVFGSLAFTFLYNLFASALRSVGDSRTPIVCVVISAVLNGVLDFIFVARCGWGANGAAWATAGAQVVSAVLCVGYVYARQPLLRILARDVVVDAALLKKTVQFSWVSAMQQTCLYVGKLFVQGAVNPLGVGTIAAYNAVTRVDDFAFSPQQSISHSLTTFLAQNRGAEKTERLRSGIRAGMLIETAYWVGIGTAVFFCAEPIMRLFVGAQAAVVLSGSSYLRAMAFFYLLPAWTNGLQGIFRGMGDVRVTLVSTLLQMGARVAFVYVLAPRFGIQGIAYACALGWVVMIAYEFPMYVKRIRGRLGRAGDFGKA; encoded by the coding sequence ATGGTAAAAATGACAACGGGGAATATTCCCCGGCACCTCGTATCGTACGCGGTTCCGCTCGTATTGGGAAACGTGTTTCAGCTCACGTACAACGCCGTCGATTCGATCGTTTTGGGGCGGTTTGCCGGAACCGTGCCGTTGGCGGCGGTGGGGGTTGCGAGTCCGGTCATGAACATCGTCATTTTTGTCCTCGTTGGGCTGTGCATGGGTGCGTCGATTCTGATGAGCGGGTTTTTCGGTGCGGAAGATTACGGGACGCTGAAACGGCAGATTTCCACCGCGCTGTTTCCGGGGCTTGCGTTTACCGCCGTGCTGAGCGCAGTGGGGATTGCGTTCGTGCGGCCGCTGCTGCAGCTGATTCGGACGCCGCCTGAACTGCTGGATACGGCTGCGTCGTATTTGAGGATCGTGTTCGGTTCGCTTGCGTTTACTTTTTTATATAATCTGTTTGCGTCGGCGCTGCGCAGCGTGGGAGATTCGCGGACGCCGATCGTGTGCGTCGTGATTTCCGCCGTTTTGAACGGTGTGCTCGATTTCATTTTCGTGGCGCGCTGCGGCTGGGGTGCGAACGGGGCTGCCTGGGCTACGGCGGGGGCGCAGGTGGTTTCGGCGGTTTTGTGCGTCGGCTACGTGTACGCGCGGCAGCCGCTGCTGCGGATTTTGGCGCGGGACGTGGTGGTGGACGCGGCGCTGCTGAAAAAAACGGTGCAGTTCAGCTGGGTGAGCGCGATGCAGCAGACGTGTCTGTACGTGGGGAAGCTGTTCGTTCAGGGGGCGGTGAATCCGCTCGGCGTGGGAACGATTGCGGCGTACAACGCGGTTACGCGCGTGGATGATTTTGCGTTTTCACCGCAGCAGAGCATTTCCCATTCGCTGACGACGTTTCTTGCGCAGAATCGCGGTGCGGAAAAAACGGAGCGGCTGCGTTCGGGAATCAGAGCGGGTATGCTTATAGAGACGGCGTATTGGGTAGGCATCGGCACTGCGGTGTTTTTTTGCGCCGAGCCGATCATGCGGCTGTTCGTGGGAGCGCAGGCGGCGGTGGTGCTGTCCGGTTCGTCGTATCTGCGCGCGATGGCGTTTTTTTACCTGTTGCCCGCTTGGACGAACGGTTTGCAGGGGATTTTTCGCGGGATGGGGGACGTGCGCGTGACGCTCGTTTCGACGCTGCTGCAGATGGGCGCGCGGGTGGCGTTCGTGTACGTGCTTGCGCCGCGGTTCGGCATTCAGGGGATTGCGTACGCGTGTGCGCTCGGCTGGGTGGTGATGATTGCGTACGAGTTTCCGATGTACGTGAAACGGATTCGGGGGCGTCTGGGGCGCGCGGGAGATTTCGGAAAAGCGTGA
- a CDS encoding PEGA domain-containing protein — protein sequence MKSKVFVSVAAVVTAVLLGTGCVSGTNVRFVSDVPGAQVYVDGELVGTTPTAVKLSNAVWESPDVLIVKEGYKDTYTELKKEVKPVNLVCGLLLWWPSLLYVYGPKQNQSYVLTPSAQ from the coding sequence ATGAAATCAAAAGTGTTCGTATCAGTTGCTGCGGTCGTTACTGCGGTGCTGTTGGGAACGGGGTGTGTGTCCGGAACGAACGTCCGGTTCGTTTCCGACGTTCCCGGTGCGCAAGTGTACGTGGACGGAGAACTTGTGGGTACTACGCCGACTGCCGTAAAACTGAGCAACGCAGTCTGGGAATCACCGGACGTTCTGATTGTAAAAGAAGGGTATAAAGATACGTATACGGAACTTAAAAAAGAAGTGAAACCGGTTAATCTCGTATGCGGTCTGCTGCTGTGGTGGCCGTCGCTGCTGTACGTGTACGGTCCGAAACAGAATCAGTCTTATGTTTTAACACCTTCCGCGCAATAA
- the def gene encoding peptide deformylase, which yields MKILYLGEQLLRRKSEPVNEVTDEIRRLTQDMFQLMDEAQGVGLAAPQVGVLKRLFVITADDGVRRVFINPQIIATSSETCDYEEGCLSIPQIYEHITRPAKVTVQAINEHGKPFTLEADGFLARIIQHENDHLDGILYIDRGDPDFRAKTIDSFEKKAERRKLKEQAKAAKAAKIAAKTAKKAGCE from the coding sequence ATGAAGATATTGTACTTAGGCGAACAACTGCTGCGCCGAAAATCGGAACCGGTTAACGAAGTTACCGATGAAATCCGCCGGCTGACGCAGGACATGTTCCAATTGATGGATGAAGCGCAGGGCGTCGGACTTGCGGCGCCGCAAGTCGGTGTTTTGAAACGGTTATTCGTGATCACCGCGGACGACGGTGTCCGCCGCGTATTCATCAATCCGCAGATAATCGCGACCTCAAGCGAAACGTGCGACTACGAAGAAGGCTGTTTGAGCATTCCCCAAATATACGAACATATTACGCGCCCCGCCAAGGTAACCGTTCAGGCAATCAACGAACACGGCAAGCCGTTCACGCTTGAAGCGGACGGATTTTTGGCGCGTATCATCCAGCATGAAAACGACCATCTGGACGGTATTCTGTATATCGATCGGGGCGATCCCGATTTTCGCGCCAAAACGATCGATTCGTTTGAAAAAAAAGCGGAACGGCGCAAACTGAAAGAACAGGCGAAAGCCGCCAAAGCGGCAAAGATTGCGGCAAAAACTGCAAAAAAGGCAGGTTGCGAGTGA
- a CDS encoding flavodoxin family protein, translated as MNALVMNCSPVKTGATAEIVKIVSEQMSHKYHTKSICIDDYDFDFCKGCRSCHTTAKCMQQDDIDLIIKEYERADILVLVAPSYWADIPGQFKAFIDRCTPWCNTHEPHAAVSKGKKGYVIALRTGPSIGECNRIIESIEHFYGHMEIARCGSLGLCSVEYKEAVEQRKEEIIEFCNKL; from the coding sequence ATGAACGCACTTGTAATGAATTGCAGTCCCGTTAAAACCGGAGCCACAGCGGAAATTGTAAAAATAGTATCAGAACAGATGTCGCACAAATACCATACAAAAAGTATATGCATTGATGATTATGATTTTGACTTCTGCAAGGGATGCAGGAGCTGTCATACAACAGCAAAATGTATGCAGCAGGATGATATAGATCTGATCATAAAGGAGTATGAGAGGGCGGACATCCTTGTTTTGGTAGCACCATCCTATTGGGCAGATATTCCGGGTCAATTTAAAGCGTTTATTGACAGATGCACACCTTGGTGCAATACGCATGAACCACATGCTGCTGTCAGTAAAGGGAAAAAAGGTTATGTAATCGCATTACGAACAGGTCCAAGTATCGGAGAATGCAATAGAATTATCGAAAGTATTGAGCATTTCTATGGACATATGGAAATTGCGCGTTGTGGCAGTCTGGGTTTGTGCTCGGTGGAATATAAGGAAGCTGTGGAACAAAGAAAAGAGGAAATTATCGAATTTTGCAATAAACTATAG
- a CDS encoding CRISPR-associated endonuclease Cas3'', which yields MLSVADTAYARYRAEDSTYQLLKDHLAETAALASLFLGKIDLSELGVLCGLLHDIGKGTPVWQRYLRENVETTNRREKIPHATAGGVYVARKLAGRDYAAVRELVAMCVMYHHGSGLPDMITQDGSSPYLTRLTENGDAADAVHPPEEAERILSDSDVLKKINHSIETYVRRTDFETGKVLPAKSTFYAGLLARYSSSCLIDADRTSSALFERHSPLHVPSYERIPDWQRLLEKLESHIQKFPVDSDLAVHRKAVSQRCAEFGQKQKGIYTLSAATGAGKTLSSLRFALTHAAKHKLDHIFIIAPYTSILDQNAKVIRDILEKDEPENSIVLECHSNVLKEVDAEARMMQTLLAETWNTPVVITTMVQFLESLFASGTQKIRRMHQLARSVVVFDEIQTLPSKCTYLFNFAVPFLVDVCGSTALLCTATQPAFETLDKTYALPLKAEHEIIPDILRHFTEFKRVDVIDKTVPGGYTAPDLCTFILNELKTVRSLLVVVNTKPQALELYTLLQSEPDGFDESYHLSTNMCPAHRRAVIGRISAALTARERIICVSTRLIEAGIDISFDCAVRLNAGMDSIAQTAGRCNRNGTLTDEAGHPISGKTYIVNMKDERLGSLEELKLGQSKMERILREYKDEPERFGGTLLNPEIIKRYFTYYFSDLPAATLAYDVRGIRRDTLVDLLSTNKESKAAFLRCDQFPKEMLPVFRQAFKTAWEKFEVIEDNTVGVIVPYGEGERIIGKLLSLELRSADDYKRCYRLLEKAQQYTVNVFYTQLPEYLEKQCVREISLSENTSIYVAIDGYYDCGTGFAERFSGAACLVH from the coding sequence ATGTTGTCAGTGGCGGATACGGCGTATGCCCGTTATCGGGCAGAAGATTCGACATATCAACTTTTAAAAGATCATTTGGCAGAAACGGCGGCGCTTGCTTCTCTGTTTTTGGGGAAAATCGATTTATCGGAACTCGGCGTTTTGTGCGGATTGCTGCACGATATCGGAAAAGGCACACCGGTATGGCAGCGCTATTTACGGGAAAACGTCGAAACCACCAATCGGCGTGAGAAAATTCCGCACGCAACGGCCGGCGGTGTGTATGTAGCTCGAAAACTTGCGGGCCGCGACTATGCCGCCGTCAGGGAATTGGTTGCGATGTGCGTCATGTATCATCACGGTTCCGGTTTGCCGGACATGATAACGCAAGACGGCTCTTCTCCGTATCTGACGCGACTGACTGAAAACGGGGATGCGGCCGATGCCGTTCACCCGCCGGAAGAGGCCGAGCGCATCTTGTCTGATTCCGACGTGCTGAAAAAAATAAATCATAGTATCGAAACGTATGTCCGTCGGACAGATTTCGAGACAGGGAAGGTTCTTCCCGCAAAGTCCACTTTTTACGCGGGTCTTTTGGCACGGTATTCGTCGAGCTGCCTTATCGATGCGGACAGAACGAGCAGCGCGCTTTTTGAACGGCACAGTCCGCTGCATGTCCCGTCGTACGAGCGTATTCCCGATTGGCAGCGTTTGCTTGAAAAACTCGAATCACACATTCAAAAATTTCCGGTCGATTCGGATCTCGCCGTGCATCGGAAAGCCGTCTCTCAGCGATGCGCTGAATTCGGTCAAAAACAAAAAGGAATCTACACGTTGTCTGCCGCAACCGGAGCCGGAAAAACGCTTTCTTCGCTCAGATTCGCGCTGACGCACGCGGCAAAACACAAACTCGATCATATTTTCATTATTGCACCGTATACTTCGATCCTCGACCAGAACGCCAAAGTCATACGCGATATATTGGAAAAAGATGAACCGGAAAACAGTATCGTTTTGGAATGTCATTCAAACGTATTGAAAGAAGTCGACGCCGAAGCGCGCATGATGCAAACGCTGCTTGCCGAAACCTGGAACACCCCCGTCGTCATCACGACTATGGTACAGTTTTTGGAATCGCTCTTTGCATCGGGAACGCAAAAAATACGCCGAATGCATCAATTGGCGCGGAGCGTCGTCGTTTTTGACGAGATTCAAACGCTCCCTTCAAAATGTACGTATCTGTTCAACTTCGCCGTACCGTTTTTAGTCGACGTGTGCGGTTCGACGGCGTTATTATGTACCGCGACCCAACCCGCGTTTGAAACGCTGGATAAAACGTACGCGCTGCCGCTCAAGGCCGAGCATGAAATCATTCCCGACATTTTACGCCATTTTACGGAGTTTAAACGGGTCGACGTCATCGATAAAACGGTTCCCGGCGGATACACGGCGCCGGATCTTTGTACTTTTATATTAAACGAACTGAAAACGGTTCGTTCGCTGCTTGTCGTCGTAAATACGAAACCTCAGGCACTTGAATTGTACACGCTGCTGCAATCGGAACCGGATGGGTTTGACGAATCGTATCATTTAAGTACGAATATGTGTCCGGCGCACCGCCGGGCCGTTATCGGGCGAATCAGTGCGGCGCTTACCGCGCGGGAACGGATCATCTGCGTGAGCACGAGGCTTATTGAAGCCGGGATCGATATCAGTTTCGATTGCGCCGTCCGTTTGAATGCGGGAATGGATTCAATCGCTCAAACCGCCGGACGGTGCAACCGGAACGGAACGCTGACGGATGAGGCCGGACATCCGATAAGCGGTAAAACGTATATCGTCAACATGAAAGACGAGCGTCTCGGTTCGCTTGAAGAACTCAAGCTCGGTCAATCCAAAATGGAACGTATCCTGCGCGAATATAAGGACGAACCGGAACGATTCGGCGGCACGCTTCTAAATCCGGAGATTATCAAGCGGTATTTTACGTATTATTTCAGCGATTTACCCGCCGCGACGCTTGCGTACGACGTACGCGGAATTCGCCGTGATACTCTTGTAGATTTGCTTTCAACCAATAAAGAAAGTAAGGCCGCGTTTCTGCGCTGTGATCAGTTTCCCAAAGAAATGCTGCCGGTGTTCCGGCAGGCATTTAAAACGGCATGGGAAAAGTTTGAAGTTATAGAAGACAATACGGTCGGCGTTATCGTTCCGTACGGGGAGGGCGAACGGATTATCGGCAAATTGCTTTCCCTTGAATTGCGTTCGGCGGACGACTATAAACGATGTTACCGGCTGCTCGAAAAAGCGCAGCAGTATACGGTCAACGTATTTTATACGCAGCTGCCGGAATACCTTGAAAAACAATGTGTTCGGGAAATATCGCTTTCGGAAAATACGTCGATTTACGTTGCAATAGACGGATATTATGACTGTGGAACGGGTTTTGCCGAAAGATTTTCGGGCGCTGCCTGTTTGGTACATTAG
- a CDS encoding helix-turn-helix domain-containing protein: protein MGFKENLRREMEFQDIKQKELSELTGISVNTLRNYINGHNALPNIDSAIKIAAALKVSVEYLATGAEEHDTEENYKQRRKLLADFESLGPNDKKSVLALIAEMKRH, encoded by the coding sequence ATGGGTTTTAAAGAAAATCTGCGCAGGGAAATGGAATTTCAGGATATAAAGCAGAAAGAACTGTCCGAACTGACAGGCATCAGCGTAAATACGCTGCGTAATTATATAAACGGACACAACGCGCTGCCGAATATAGATTCAGCGATAAAAATAGCGGCAGCGTTGAAAGTTTCAGTAGAATATTTGGCGACGGGCGCAGAGGAACACGATACGGAAGAAAATTATAAACAACGCCGGAAACTGCTGGCAGACTTTGAATCGCTGGGCCCCAACGATAAAAAATCCGTCCTTGCACTCATTGCGGAAATGAAACGGCACTGA
- the cas5c gene encoding type I-C CRISPR-associated protein Cas5c, translated as MENSIEYCVEGRYALFTDPVTRIGGEKSSYLVPTYEALKGVTGSIYWKPTFTWIIDSVRIMNKIRTESKSIKPLKYNGGNDLAIYTYLKDVSYQVKAHFEWNMNRPDLKQDRNEDKHFQVAHRMLKKGGRRDIFLGARECQGYVEPCRFGSGESVYDTDESFSYGMMFHGFDYPDEQEKAMLSARFWLAQMKNGIITFPRPEACTIRRDIRPMQMNSLNVNTAEVIE; from the coding sequence ATGGAAAACAGCATTGAATATTGTGTCGAAGGACGGTACGCGTTGTTTACCGATCCGGTTACGCGAATCGGCGGAGAAAAATCGTCGTATTTGGTTCCGACGTACGAAGCGTTAAAAGGCGTTACCGGCTCGATATATTGGAAGCCGACGTTTACCTGGATCATCGATTCGGTCAGAATTATGAACAAAATCAGAACGGAATCGAAAAGTATCAAGCCGCTCAAATACAACGGCGGAAACGATCTTGCCATTTATACGTATCTGAAAGACGTGTCGTATCAGGTAAAAGCGCATTTTGAATGGAATATGAACCGGCCCGATTTGAAACAAGATCGAAACGAAGACAAGCATTTTCAGGTAGCACATCGTATGCTGAAAAAAGGCGGACGCAGGGATATTTTCCTGGGTGCGCGGGAATGTCAAGGATACGTCGAACCGTGCCGATTCGGTTCGGGAGAAAGCGTGTACGATACGGATGAATCGTTTTCATACGGAATGATGTTTCACGGGTTCGATTATCCCGACGAGCAGGAAAAAGCTATGCTTTCCGCCCGTTTTTGGCTTGCCCAAATGAAAAACGGAATCATTACTTTTCCCCGTCCGGAAGCCTGCACTATCCGTCGGGACATCCGGCCGATGCAGATGAACTCGCTGAACGTAAACACGGCGGAGGTAATCGAATGA
- the proB gene encoding glutamate 5-kinase yields MTVQQTIHDARKIVIKIGSNTLAKSDGTINFAFMQDFARQCGALAEKGKQIVLVSSGAQVAGVSTLDRWARKKDIHYRQALCAIGQVELMDKWRSAFGEFGLHIGQLLLTKEDFADDHRTLNMRNTLFTLVDEGVVPIINENDSVAFDEIRIGDNDNLSALTAVLWSADLLILFSDIDGVFTDNPKTNPAAELIENVRNISELRTHIIIGSANSFGTGGMATKIEAAERTTSYGIPMILANGGREHALDQLAAGTMKATLFEGENI; encoded by the coding sequence ATGACAGTTCAGCAGACGATACACGACGCGCGTAAGATCGTCATAAAAATAGGTTCAAATACGCTTGCAAAGTCGGACGGAACGATCAATTTTGCTTTCATGCAGGATTTTGCCCGTCAGTGCGGTGCGCTCGCTGAAAAAGGAAAGCAGATCGTGCTGGTGTCTTCGGGTGCGCAGGTTGCCGGTGTTTCAACGCTCGACCGGTGGGCGCGCAAAAAGGATATCCATTACCGGCAGGCGCTGTGCGCGATCGGACAAGTGGAACTTATGGATAAATGGCGCAGTGCGTTCGGCGAATTCGGTCTGCACATCGGGCAGCTGCTGCTGACGAAAGAAGATTTTGCCGACGATCACCGGACGCTTAACATGCGCAACACGCTGTTCACGCTGGTGGACGAAGGCGTCGTGCCGATTATCAACGAAAACGATTCGGTTGCGTTCGACGAAATACGCATCGGCGACAACGACAATTTGAGCGCGCTCACGGCGGTGCTGTGGAGCGCCGATTTGCTGATTCTGTTCAGCGACATCGACGGCGTGTTCACTGACAATCCCAAAACGAATCCGGCGGCGGAACTGATAGAAAACGTCCGCAATATCAGCGAACTGCGTACGCACATCATTATCGGTTCCGCTAACAGTTTCGGAACCGGCGGCATGGCTACGAAGATCGAGGCGGCCGAACGGACGACGTCGTACGGAATTCCGATGATTCTTGCAAACGGCGGCCGCGAACACGCGCTTGACCAACTTGCGGCCGGTACCATGAAGGCGACGCTGTTCGAGGGAGAAAACATATGA
- the fmt gene encoding methionyl-tRNA formyltransferase: protein MINILYAGSPDVSAIPLERLIAESVTPGAQFRIAGVLTNPPAAQGRSKALVPTPVAQEAERAESRYGITVPVFTPEKLGAQAREQIAAVHPDLLVCFAYGKIFGPKFMALFPYGGINLHPSLLPAYRGCAPVPAAILDCKSETGITVQKLAAQMDSGNILLQRIIPLSGTETAGVLLESAARAGAEMLLEIITGAAKNRAIPEGIPQNDADATYSAMLKKEDGLIDWHDTARAIDAKIRAFNPWPGAFTRVRGVQLKIHRAAVYGGELPQQAREALDRGAIPGTVLGVDKKEGILIQTGNGILAAATLQWQTKKAVDWKDFINGSGDFPGMICGTQE from the coding sequence GTGATAAACATACTGTACGCGGGCAGTCCCGATGTATCTGCAATTCCACTCGAACGGCTGATCGCGGAGTCGGTTACACCCGGCGCGCAATTTCGGATAGCGGGCGTTCTGACCAATCCGCCGGCGGCGCAGGGCCGAAGCAAAGCGCTCGTTCCCACGCCGGTGGCGCAGGAAGCCGAACGCGCGGAGAGCCGGTACGGAATAACCGTTCCCGTGTTCACGCCGGAAAAGCTCGGCGCGCAGGCCCGCGAACAGATCGCCGCAGTGCACCCGGATCTGCTGGTCTGCTTTGCATACGGCAAAATATTCGGCCCCAAATTTATGGCGCTGTTCCCGTACGGCGGCATCAATTTGCACCCGTCGCTGCTGCCCGCGTACCGCGGCTGCGCGCCGGTTCCCGCCGCGATCCTCGACTGTAAATCGGAAACGGGGATAACCGTCCAAAAACTCGCCGCACAAATGGACAGCGGAAACATTCTGCTGCAGCGCATCATTCCGCTTTCCGGCACGGAAACCGCCGGAGTACTGCTTGAAAGCGCGGCGCGCGCCGGAGCTGAAATGCTGCTGGAAATCATTACCGGAGCGGCGAAAAACCGTGCGATTCCGGAAGGTATTCCGCAAAACGACGCGGACGCAACCTATTCGGCAATGCTCAAAAAAGAAGACGGGCTGATTGATTGGCACGACACGGCGCGCGCGATAGACGCAAAAATCAGGGCGTTCAATCCCTGGCCCGGCGCGTTCACCCGCGTGCGCGGCGTACAACTTAAAATCCATCGGGCGGCCGTCTACGGCGGAGAATTACCCCAACAAGCACGCGAAGCGCTCGATCGGGGAGCAATACCGGGAACGGTGCTCGGGGTAGACAAAAAAGAAGGAATTCTGATACAAACAGGTAACGGAATTCTTGCCGCGGCGACCCTGCAGTGGCAGACGAAAAAAGCCGTCGATTGGAAAGATTTTATAAACGGTTCCGGAGATTTCCCCGGAATGATCTGCGGAACACAGGAATAG